The genomic window AGGTGCAGACGGCGATCGACGACGTCAAGCTGCCCGCCGGCACCACGGCGACACTCGGGGGTGTCACGGCATCGCAGAGCGACGCCTTCGGCCAGTTGGGCCTCGCGCTCCTCGCCGCGATCCTCATCGTGTACGTCATCATGGTCGCGACGTTCCGTTCGCTGCGGCAGCCGCTCGAACTCCTGGTGTCGGTGCCGTTCGCCGCCACCGGTGCGATCGGCCTCCAGGTGATCACCGGCGTGCCGCTCGGTGTCCCGTCCATCATCGGCGCGTTGATGCTGATCGGTATCGTCGTGACGAACGCGATCGTCCTGGTCGACCTCGTGAACCAATACCGGCGACGCGGCATGACGGTGGTCGAGGCGGTCGAGCACGGCGCGGCACGCAGACTCCGCCCGATCCTCATGACGGCACTCGCGACGATCTTCGCGCTCACCCCGATGGCGCTCGGTGTCACCGGGCACGGCGGGTTCATCTCGCAGCCGCTCGCGATCATCGTGATCGGCGGGCTTGTTTCGTCCACCGTGCTGACGCTCGTCGTCCTGCCGTCCCTCTACAACCTCGTCGAGGGGTTCCGCGAGCGTCGCGAGCAGCGGCGGGTTGCAGCCGTGCCGAAGCCGACAGCGCGCACGGTCGCCGCGATCGAGGGTCCGCGGGTCGCGACGGTCCCCGCTGAGGAACCGGCCCTCGTCGGCGCCGGTGGTGGAAGTGCTGCAACCGTGGCCACCGCGCCTGACGCGTCCGTTCCGTCGGCCACGGCGGACGCGGCTTCGGCGGACGCGGTTCCAGATGCCGCCGCTCCCGCTGGTGCGGAACCGACGGAGGAGGCCCCGATCGATTCGGTTCCCGCGGACGCTGGACCGGCCGATGCGGTTCCCACGGACTCGGGTGCGGCACCCGAGACGCAGGTCGCTGCGCCGAGTGAGCCGGCGGTGGATCGACCGATGACGCGCCCGGCTGCGCACGAAGCCCACGAAGCCCACGAAGCCCACGAAGCCCACGAGGTGCACGGGGCGCATGTGGCGACGGGTGACGAGCTGCCGCGCACCGAGGCGATCACCCTCCCCGGCATGGTCTCCGACGCCCCTGCGGACGAGGTCGCGCATTCCGGCGAGCACGCCGCCCCAGCGGCGGAGCCTGAGCCGGACGCGCAGGCTGATGCGGACGCGCAGGCTGATGCTGATGCGGTCGCTGAGCCTGAGTCGGTCCTGGAGCCGGGGCCAGCGGCGGAGTCCGAGCTCCCTGCTGAGTCTGAGCGAGCTACCGAGTCCATGCCGACGCCCGACACCGAGTCGACGCCAGCCGCTGAGTCGGCGTCCGATGCCGATACGGCACCCGCTACCGAAGCGTCATCGGGCACCGAACGGCCGAAGCGCCGCCGCGCGCAGTGGCCGTGATCGACCACCTGCCGCTGGGTCGCTGAGCTGCGGCTCGCGCGGATCGACACGAAGCCCTCGGGAACGCCGTCACCGGCGCCCGAGGGCTTCGTCGTGTGACGCCCGACTCAGCGGAGATCGCCGACCGCGCCGGTGACCGCCCGCACGACCCCACCCGACTGCACCAGTGCGGTGACCGCCTCGATCTCGGGGGAGAGGAACCGGTCGGGACCGGGACCCGTGACCTGCTCACGCACCCGGCGGAGCACCGCCCCGGTGCCGACGGCCGGCTCGAGCGGGCCGCGCAGGTCGAGGCCCCGGGCTGCCGTCATGACCTCGATCGCCAGCACCCGGCTGAGACCGTCGATCGCCCTCCGGAGCTTCCGCGCCGCCGCCCAACCCATCGAGACGTGGTCCTCCTGCATCGCGGAGGACGGGATCGAGTCGACGGACACCGGGTGCGCCAGGCGTTTCAGCTCACTCACGATGCCGGCCGCCGTGTACTGGGCGATCATGAGGCCCGAGTCGACACCGACCTCGTGTGCGAGGAACGGCGGGAGGCCGTTGCTCCGGCTCCGGTCCAGGAAACGGTCGGTGCGGCGCTCCGACATGGACGCGACATCGGCGACGGCGATCGCGAGGAAGTCGAGCACGTAGGCGACCGGGGCACCGTGGAAGTTCCCATTCGACTCGACGCGTCCGTCCGGTGTGAGCACCGGATTGTCGACGGCACTCGCGAGCTCACGCTCGGCGACCATCGCGGCGTGGTCGACGGTGTCCCTGGCGGCACCGTGCACCTGCGGGGCACAGCGCAGTGAGTAGGCGTCCTGCACCCGGGTGCACTCGGGACCCCGGTGGCTCGCGACGATCGGGGAGCCGTCGAGCAGCAACCGCAGGTTCGCGGCGCTCTCGGCCTGACCCGACTGCGGGCGCAGGGCCTGCAGGTCGGCGGCGAACACCGCGTCCGTGCCGAGCAGGCCCTCGACGCTCATCGCCGCGGCGACGTCGGCGGTGCGCAGGAGCATCCGCAGGTCGTCCACGGCGAGCGCGAGCATCCCCAGCATGCCGTCGGTGCCGTTGATGAGCGCGAGCCCCTCCTTCTCGGCGAGCTGTACCGGGACGAGGCCGGCGTCGGCCAGGGCGTCGGCTGCAGGACGACGGCGTCCGTACGAGTCGGTCACCTCGCCCTCGCCCATCACCGCCAGCGCGCAGTGCGCGAGGGGCGCGAGGTCGCCGGAGCAGCCGAGCGACCCGTACTCGCGCACGACCGGGGTGATGTCGGCGTTCAGCATCGCTGCGTAGGCGCGGACCGTCTCCACCCGCACCCCGGTGCGGCCCGTCATGAGCGTCGAGAGCCGCAGCGTCATCAGGGAACGCACGACCTCCCGCTCGACGACGTCACCGCTGCCGGCGGCGTGCGAGCGGACGAGACTCGCCTGCAACTGCGAGCGGCGTGCCGGCTCGATGAACGTGGTCGCGAGCGCACCGAACCCGGTCGAGATCCCGTAGTGGGGCTCGGGGTCGGAGGCGAGCGCTTCGATGATCCGACGGGATGCGGCGACGTCGTCGAGGGCCTCGCCGTCGAGGTCGATCCGAGCGCCGTGCCGAGCGACGGCGACGACCTCGTCGATCGACAGCGGTCCGGTGCCGAGGGAGACCGAGGTCAGACCGACGGGCTCGGGATGCGGGCGACCGGAGGTCGTCGGATCGCTGGTGGTCGGGGTCGCGCCGGGCTGGATGTCCATGTTCCGATCGAACACCCGGACGCCGACCGCGGCGGTGCGCGTAGAGTCGTCCGTGTCTGGGATGACAGACATGGGCGACCAGGCGGCCGCGTTCGAGCCGCAGAGACGAGGTCAACGGTGAGTCAGGTCCCGGCAGCCGACGCCACTCTGCGCGTGCTGAGCCATCTCGCCGGAGCCCGCGGCCCGCTTCCGGCCGCGGCCATCGCCTCGGCACTCGACCTCCCGCGATCGACGGTCTACCACCTCCTCAGCGTGCTGCAGGAGCACGGCTTCGTGGTCCACCTGCCCGAAGCCCGTCGCTACGGGCTCGGGGTCGCCGCCTTCGAACTCTCCGGCGGGTACGCCCGGCAGGAGCCGCTCAGCATGCTCGGGCGCCCACTGCTCGCCGAGCTGGTCGACCGGGTGGGTGAGAGCGCGCACCTCGCCGTGCTGCACGGCCGGGATGTGCTCTACATCGTGGACGAGCGTGCCCCGCGTCGGCCGCACCTCGTCACCGATGTCGGGGTGCGCCTCCCGGCTCACCTGACCGCCAGCGGCTGCGCGATCCTCGCCGCGCTCCCGGCCGGCCAGCTGCGCGCCCTGTTCCCCGACCAGGCGGCGTTCGTCGACCGCACCGGCCACGGGCCGAAGCGGTACCGGGAGCTCCGACAGGTCCTGGCACAGACGACCCAGGACGGCTATGCGCGCGAGGCGGGCGGGGTGACGCTCGGTCTCGGGAGTGTCGGGGTGGTCGTCCGCGACCACACGGGGTGGCCGGCGGCGGCGATCGCGGTCACCTACGACGCCGATGCGGGACTCGATCCGGCGTGGCTGGCCCGCGAGATCCAGCCGGCGGCCGCCGAGCTGTCGCGGCGGATCCGAGGTCGCTGAGCGCTCAGCGGTGCGGGCGGAGCGTGCGGGCGGTGCGGCGGCTCAGGAACCGTGGTCAGGCGACCGAGCGCAGGATGAGCTCGAGCAGTGCGGTCGCATACGCGTCGGGCGCCGTCGCGGCGCTGAACCGTCGCAGTTCGCCGCCGAGCTCGACCACGACGGAGTACGCCTCGGCGTCGCCCAACGACAGGAGGACGTCGAGTTCGTCGTCGAGCGTCGGCTCGCCGTCGGTCGGCGCAGCCGGGGACACCGCGCGTTCGAGCGACCGGAACGAGCCGCGCAGTAGGGCACGCAGCTGGTGTTCCGACGGCAGCCAGAGCGTCTCCTCCTGATCGACGGAGTCCAACGCCCACTCGGTCGTGCCGTTGAAGCCGAAACTGCGGCCACCCGGGTGCTCGTGCACCTCGACGGTCATCTCGCTCACCGTGAACACGTCGCCGGCGAGCTCGCCGCCGTCGATGGTGAAGCGGTCGCCGGGTTCGGGGGTCCAGCGCAGGCCGGCGGTGCGGAGCGCTCGGGCGAGGTCAGCGGAGATCATCAGTCCAGTATCGCCGACCACCGTGCGATGCGGCTGGCAACCCCTCGATTCGGACGGAACCCTGTGCGAGGGTGGATGGACTCTTCGAAGGGTCCGATGATGCCCGCACCTGATGATGGCCTATCCGGTCGGTTTCCTGCGCGCGGCCGCGTGACCACACGACGGTTCGAGGGGACGACCGGGATGCAGGAGGCGTCGGGCGCGCTGCGATTCGTGGACGTGGACCCCGATCGGTTCTCGATGACGGTCGACTCGGTCGTGCTCGGCGAGTACGTCCTCCATCGCAACACAGTCGGGCCCGGGACGTTCGACGTCCTCGCCGACGCCTACGGGCTCGATGAGCCGGTCGCGACGATCGTGATGCTCATCGAGGGTGCGGCCAGCCTGGTCCACGGCCGACAGCAACTCGACCTGCTCCCCGGGACCGGAACGCTCACGGAGGGCGCCGAGACGTATCGGACGACGATCCACGACCACGCGACCTATCTGTACGTGTTCGTGCCGATGCGTGCGCTCCGCCGCCTCGGCATCGCCCCGACGAGCGCCCTCGGCCCGCTGGCGCCGTCGCCGCTGCTGCGGGGGAGCGCCGCGTTCCTCGTGGAGGTCATCTCCGCGTTCGAGCCGATCGGCGGCGCCGCGCAGCTCAGACTCTGCCGGGTGATCGACACGATGCTCGCGACGCTCTACGCGGAGAACGACCTCTTCCGGGCCGAGGGTGAGGCCGGACGGGTTCCGCTCCGGCTCCGGATCATCGAGCACATCGCCGCGTCCTTCGCCGAGCGGGAGCTGCGACCGGAGACGCTGGCGCGTCGCTTCAACATGTCGACCAGGTCCCTGCAACGGGTGTTCGAGGGCTCGGGAACGAGCGCCGCGGGCGAGATCGCCGAGCGGCGGGTGCAGCTCGCGCTCGCCCTCCTCTCGGACCCCGATCACCGAGGCCTGTCGATCGCCGAGGTCGCGGCCCGCTGCGGCTACCACTCGCAGGCGCACCTCCGTCGAGCGGTCGTCGCGCACACCGGTCTCAGCCCGAGCCAGTTCCGGGAGCAGACGAAGGCGGAGGACGCCTGACGTCGCAGCGTCGTCAGGCCGCCGGATCAGCCTGCGGTACGCCTGCTTCGACGCGGGGCCGTCAACCAGGGACGCAGCAGCCTCGTGACGAGCGGCAGGAGCCAGTAGGTCATGATCGGCGTCAGGATGAGCGTCGAGATCAGCACGTGGAGGAACACGCCGAGCGGTTCCCAACCGGGCACGAGCGCCGTGACGAGGAGGGTGAAGACGAGGTTGAGCGGGAAGAAGCCCAACCAGATGCTCACCGCCTGCTTCCAGCGCGGCGGTGCGGGCGGGATCGGATCCGGGTCGCCGGAGAGCTCGGCCTCCTCGACGCGGAGGATGCCGTCCGGTGCGTCGAACCACCCCTCGATCCCGCTGCGCCGTTCGACGCGGGACTGCTCCATGAACTCGCGGCCGCTCGAGAGCCACCAGGCGCGTTCCTTCGACTCCTCCCAGTCGGTGAGCGTCTGTTCGTCCGCGAAGCGGTAGAGCATGTACCAGACGTCGCTCTCGGCTCCCGCGCGCACCCAGCCGGAGCCGAGGAAGCCGGGGTACCGGTTCGCCAGGTTGATGCCCGCCTGGACCCAGATGGTGGCCTCGGAGATCGACGCCGGGTTGACGCGTCGCTCGATCGAGACGGTGATGGGATCGTGTTCCATACGCCCAGTAGACCGCACTCGTGTTTCGATCTCGTGTCCCACCGCAGCCCCCGTAGAGTCGAGGCATGGCGACTCCTGACTTCGTACTGGCCCTCCGCGAGCGGATCGGGCACGCGCCCCTCTGGTTGACGGGGGTGACCGCGGTCGTCCTGCGCGGTCTCGGGACGCCCGAGGCCGAGGTCCTGCTCGTCCGGCGACAGGACAACGGTGCGTGGACACCGGTCACGGGGATCATCGACCCGGGTGAGGAACCCGCGGTGGCGGCGGAGCGCGAGGTCCTCGAGGAGGCTGCCGTCGTCGCCGTCGCCGAGCGTCTCGCCCAGGTGCAGGTGCTCCCGCAGAACGTCTACGACAACGGCGACATCACGCAGTACATCGACCTCGTGTTCCGATGCCGCTATGAGTCGGGCGAGCCGTATCCGGCCGACGGCGAGAACTCCGAGGCGCGGTGGTTCCCGCTCGACGCCCTGCCCGAGCAGGTCTCGCAGAACTTCCGCACCCGGATCGCGCTCGCCGCCTCCGACGAGCGCGAGGCCCGCTTCACCCGCTGACGTCCCTCCACCTGCCCGCGAACTGTCACTTGAGGTCAGTTCTGTGGCCCCGGACTAGCCGTTGGTGACAGTTCGCGGGCTGGCGGGGGTGGCGGTGGCTGCGGCGATGGCGTCGGCGGCTCGGACGAGGGTGAGGTGCGAGAGCGCCTGCGGGGTGTTACCGACCTGCCGCGCCTGCTGCACGTCGTACTCCTCGGACAGCAGGCCCAGGTCGTTGCGGAAGGACAGCAGCCGGTCCATCAGCTCGCGGGCGTCGTCGAGTCGGCCCGAGGCCGCGTACTGCTGCACGAGCCAGAACGAGCACGCGAGGAACGGGTGTTCATCGCCCGGCAGACCGTCGACCCCGCTCGTGGTGCGGTAGCGCAGGAGGAGACCGTCCTGGAGGAGGTCCTCCTCGATGGCGGCCACCGTCGCGAGCATGCGCGGGTCGTCGGGCGCCACGTAGCCGATCTGCGCGAGGACGAGCAGGGACGCGTCGACCTCGGTCGTCCCGGCGTGCTGGACGTAGCACCCGCGTGCGTGGTCGACGTTCTCGCGCTCGATCGTCTCGCGGAGCGTCTCGCGCAGGGCCTCCCAGCGTTCGACGGGCCCGTCCAGGCCGTGCTCGCGGACCGCGCGGACGCCGCGGTCGAGCGCCGCCCAGATCATGGCGCGCGAGTGGGTGAAGTGCTGCTCGTCGCCCCGTACCTCCCAGATGCCACGGTCGGGGCGGTTCCAGTGCTCCTCGAGGACGCCGAGCAGGGCGCGCTGGAGGCTCCACGAGAAGTCGTCGTCCGCGAGACCGACCGCGCGTGCCTCGTCGAGGGCGATCATCACGGACCCGAAGACGTCGCCCTGGTACTGCGTGTAGGCGCCGTTGCCGACGCGCACCGGGGCGGCACCGAGGTAGCCGGGGAGGCTGTCGAGCTCCTCCTCCACGAGGTGGCGTTCGCCCGCGAGGCCGTACATGATCTGCAGATCGTTCGGATCACCGGCGATAGCCCGGAGGAGCCACCTGCGCCAATCGTGCGCCTCCTCGGTGAAGCCGTGCTGCATGAGGGCTTCGAGGGTCAGCGAGGCGTCGCGCAACCAGACGTAGCGGTAGTCCCAGTTGCGGACGCCCCCGAACGACTCCGGCAGGCTCGTGGTCGCGGCTGCGACGATGCCGCCGGTGTCCTCGTGCGTGAGGGCGCGGAGGACGAGCAGCGACCGCACGACCGCCTCCTCGTACTCGGCCGCGGGATCGCAGCGGGACGCCCAGTCGCGCCACCAGGCGATCGTGTGGTCGATCCGCTGACCGACGTCGACCGGGTCCGGCACTTCGCGGTGCGAGGGGTACCAGGTGAGGGTGAGGTCGACGGTGTCGCCCGCGGACACCTCGACGGTCGCCGAGTGGGCGTGATCGGAGGCCGTCAGGTGCACGCCGCGGACCACGACGGCATCGGGGCCGGCGACCGCGACGATCCCGGATCCATCCGGGAGCTGCCGCACCCAGGGGATCGCGTCGGCGTACCCGAAGCGGAGGCGCACCTCGACGTCGACCGCGACGGTGCCGCTGAGTCCTTCGACCCGGCGGACCACATCCGCCCGGCGGTCGCCGTGGGGCATGAGGTCGGTCACGCGCACCTGGCCGTCGGGGGTCGTCCAGACGGTTTCGAGGACGAAGGTGTCGTCGAGGTAGGCGCGGCTCGCCGTCGCCCGAGCGTCGGCGGGCCGGACCGTCCAGCATCCGTGGTCCTCGGTGCCGAGCAGCGCGCCGAACATCGACGGCGAGTCGAAGCGGGGGAGGCACAGCCAGTCGATGCTGCCTTCCGACGAGACGAGCGCGGCGGTGTGGCAATCACCGATGAGGGCGTAATCCTCGATGGGGCTGGGCATGCACCCATGCTGCCACGCCGCCGTGCGCGTGCCTGGGAGTGATGCTCCGTGACTTCTCAGGAGGGATCGGGTAACGTAGGTGAGTCGGCTCGAGACACCGCGTTTGTACCGCGGAGGGTTATGTCAGTCTGGTGGGCCGGTTTCGTCGGAGAGAACTCCGCGAACACACACATGATGTGGACGGCCCCGGCCAGTGATCGCCCGGGTATGAGCATGCCGCAGCGCAGCCGAGGTTTCGGATGGCGCTGTGTGAGTCATGCAGGTTGTTCATGCGAACGAGTTATAACCCGGAAAGCATTTCTCCATGCCCAAGAACAACACCCCCGCCGGCAAACGCCCGGCCAAGAACTTCGACCCCAAGTCCAAGTACGGCGAGAACAAGCGGCCCTTCGGCTCACGCCCCGGCGCGAAGTCCGGCAGCAAGAGCGAAGGCCACCGCGGCTACCGTCCCGACGCCGGTGGAGCGCCGCAGAAGTCTCGCTGGAACGCAGACGAGCGTGCCGAGCGCGCCGCCCGCTTCGAGTCTGAGGAGCGCGGCGACCGCGCACCCCGCGGCGACCGCAACGAGCGCCCCGCGTACAACCGTGGTGGCGACCGCAATGAGCGTCCTGCGTACAACCGTGGTGGCGACCGCAATGAGCGTCCTGCGTACAACCGTGGTGGCGACCGCAATGAGCGTCCTGCGTACAACCGTGGTGGCGACCGGAACGAGCGTCCTGCGTACAACCGTGGTGAGCGGACTGAACGTCCGTCCTACGGCGACCGGAACGAGCGTCCTGCGTACAACCGTGGTGGTGACCGGAACGAGCGTCCTGCGTACAACCGTGGCGAGCGGTCCGAGCGTCCGTCCTACGGCGATCGGAACGAGCGCCCGTCGTACAACCGCGGCGAGCGGACCGAGCGTCCATCCTACGGTGACCGGAACGAGCGCCCGTCGTACAACCGCGGCGAGCGGACCGAGCGTCCCTCGTACGGCGACCGGAACGAGCGTCCTGCGTACAACCGTGGTGAGCGGTCCGAGCGTCCCTCGTACGGTGACCGGAACGACCGTCCCGCGTACAACCGTGGTGGCGACCGCAACGAGCGCCCGGCCTACAACCCGGGTGAGCGCACGGAGCGTCCCTCCTACGGCGACCGCACCGAGCGTCCGTCCTACGGGGACCGCCCGGCTCGCCAGGGTGACCCGCGTCAGGCGAACCGCACCGACCGCCCCGCGCGTTCGTACGATGACCGCCCCAAGCGGTCCTTCCACGACCGCCCGAAGCGCTCGTTCGACGACCGCGGCGCGTCCGACGCCGGCCGTGGCAGCGACTACTACCCGAAGCGCGACGCCGGCTCCTACACGCCCCAGGACGACGTGGTACTCGAGCGCCTCGAGGCCGACGCGATCCAGGCCGGCGACGTCGAGGGTGTGACCTTCGAGAGCCTCGGCCTCGGCGGCAACATCGTCCGTGCGCTCGCCGAGCTCGGCGCCGACAGCCCGTTCCCGATCCAGGCGGCGACCATCCCGGATGTCATCGCGGGCCGCGACGTGCTCGGACGTGGCCGCACCGGCTCCGGCAAGACCATCGCCTTCGGTGCCCCGCTCGTCGAGAAGCTCATGGAGAACGGCGGCGGCAAGAACCGCAAGCCGGGTCGCAAGCCCCGCGCCCTCATCCTCGCCCCGACGCGTGAGCTCGCCCTGCAGATCGACCGCACCGTGCAGCCCATCGCGCGCGCCGTCGGCCTCTTCACCACGCAGATCTACGGCGGTGTCCCGCAGGGTCGCCAGGTCGGCGCACTGCAGCGCGGCGTCGACATCATCGTCGGTACGCCCGGTCGCATCGAGGACCTCATCGAGCAGGGTCGCCTCGACCTCTCGCAGGTCACCGTGACCGTCCTCGACGAGGCCGACCACATGTGCGACCTCGGCTTCCTCGAGCCCGTGCAGCGCATCCTGCGTCGCACCGCGCCCGACGGCCAGAAGCTCCTCTTCTCCGCCACCCTCGACAAGGGTGTCGCAGCCCTCGTCAACGAGTTCCTCCCGAACCCGTCGGTGCACGAGGTCGCCGGTGAGGACCAGGCGTCCTCCACGATCGACCACCGCGTGCTGGTGGTCGAGCACAAGGGCAAGGACCGCCTCATCGAGGAGCTCGTCAACCGCACCGAGAAGACCCTCGTGTTCGCCCGCACCCGGGCGTACGCCGAGCGTCTCGCGGAGCAGCTCGGCATGGCGGGCATCCCCGCCGTCTCGCTCCACGGCGACCTCAACCAGGCGCGCCGCACGCGCAACCTGGAGAAGCTCACCTCGGGTCGGGTCAACGTGCTCGTCGCCACCGACGTCGCCGCCCGCGGTATCCACGTCGACGACATCACGCTCGTCGTGCAGGCCGACGCCCCGGACGAGTACAAGACGTACCTGCACCGTGCCGGCCGCACCGGTCGTGCCGGCAAGATCGGTCGCGTCGTCACGATCATCCCCAAGGCCCGTCGCCGCAGGATGACCGAACTGCTCGACCGCGCTGAGATCGAGGCCGCGTTCGACGACGCCGCCCCCGGCGACCAGCTCGTCGAGGACATCGCCACCGCGTAGTCCGCACCGCAGCAGGAACGCCCGCCGAGCTCACGCTCGGCGGGCGTTCTCGCGTGTCAGGGGGTGAGGGCCGCCCGCTCGTCGTCGCGCGGGGCGAGGACGACGGCGTCGTCGACCCCGTCGAAGGTCCGGACCGGGCGGGTGGCGTCCCAGCGCTGCCAGCCCGGGTCGCCTGCCTTCGCGAACGCGACCCAGGCGTCGTGCATCGCGGTCGCGAGCGACTGCGGGGCCGAGCGGCCAGCCATCCGGACGGCCTCCGGGGAGTCGAGGTGGTCGAAGACGAAGCCGATCTCCATCGCGTGGGCCGCACCGAGCTCACCTTCGCCGTCCCCGCCGACCGGGCTCCGCCAGGCGAACTCGTACACCCAGGTGTCCGAGCCGTTGTCGGCGCGTGCGTCCGCGAGTTGATTGAGCGGGACGCGGAGCAGGATGTCGGTCGCGATCGCCCCGAGGATCTCCCCGGACTTCGCTTTCGGACGGTTGCGGCGGAAGGTCCGCACGGCCGAAGCACTGACCCCGAAGCGCAGCCGCGCCGCGAACAGCTGGAGACGCGTGATCCGCCGGGCGATACCGGTCGGGACGAGGAACAGGCGGTGTTCCTCGGTCGTCGTCCCGATGAGCACGGGGATGTCGGCGGAGCCGCCCGACACCAGGGCGTCCAGCGGACTCAGCGGCGCGAGTGGTGACGACGTCGTGATCGAGAACCCCGGACCGCCGGTCAGTGGGTTGCCGCCACCCATGACCCGTTCCTGGGCCCCGACGAGTCCCTCCGGCGGCACTCGGCGGAAGCCGGCTCGGGTGGTCGGGACGCCGAGGTCCTTGCCCATGAGCTTCGAGATCCGGCCGGAGCGCTCTCGGGGTTCCGAGCGCAGCGGGCCGCTCTGGATGATCGCCCGTCGCATCACGGACGAGGCGTCCGGGTGCGCGAGGAGTGCCGCTACCGAGGCTCCGCCCGCGGACTCTCCGAAGACGGTGACGTTGTCGGGGTCACCGCCGAAGCGGGCGATCTCGTCCTGCACCCACGTCAACGCGGCGAGTTGGTCGGCGAGACCGAGGTTCAGCGGGACGTCGTCGAGTACCGAGAACCCCTCGGACCCGAGGCGGTAGTTGACGGAGACGAGGACGACGCCGTCGCGCGCGAACGCGGTGCCGTCGTACGAGTCGAGTGCGTTGGAGCCGTGTACGAGCGAGCCGCCGTGGATCCACACCATGACCGGGAGCGGGGTGTCGGACCGCTCGGCCGGGGTCCAGATGTTGAGGTTCAGGATCTCATTGCCCGGCACCGTCACGGTGGCGAGCAGCTCGCCGACCGCGCCGGCGTAGGGCGGCTGCGGGGCGGTCGCACCGGGACGGGTCGCATCGCGGGGGTCCTCCCAGGGGACGACCGGCTGGGGGAGTCGGAAGCGGTCGTCACCGAACGGAGCTGCCGCGTACGGGATACCGAGGAATCGGGAGACACCGGCTTCGGTGAGCCCGGTGATCGGGCCGCTGCCGGT from Plantibacter flavus includes these protein-coding regions:
- the hutH gene encoding histidine ammonia-lyase, which translates into the protein MSVIPDTDDSTRTAAVGVRVFDRNMDIQPGATPTTSDPTTSGRPHPEPVGLTSVSLGTGPLSIDEVVAVARHGARIDLDGEALDDVAASRRIIEALASDPEPHYGISTGFGALATTFIEPARRSQLQASLVRSHAAGSGDVVEREVVRSLMTLRLSTLMTGRTGVRVETVRAYAAMLNADITPVVREYGSLGCSGDLAPLAHCALAVMGEGEVTDSYGRRRPAADALADAGLVPVQLAEKEGLALINGTDGMLGMLALAVDDLRMLLRTADVAAAMSVEGLLGTDAVFAADLQALRPQSGQAESAANLRLLLDGSPIVASHRGPECTRVQDAYSLRCAPQVHGAARDTVDHAAMVAERELASAVDNPVLTPDGRVESNGNFHGAPVAYVLDFLAIAVADVASMSERRTDRFLDRSRSNGLPPFLAHEVGVDSGLMIAQYTAAGIVSELKRLAHPVSVDSIPSSAMQEDHVSMGWAAARKLRRAIDGLSRVLAIEVMTAARGLDLRGPLEPAVGTGAVLRRVREQVTGPGPDRFLSPEIEAVTALVQSGGVVRAVTGAVGDLR
- a CDS encoding IclR family transcriptional regulator; protein product: MSQVPAADATLRVLSHLAGARGPLPAAAIASALDLPRSTVYHLLSVLQEHGFVVHLPEARRYGLGVAAFELSGGYARQEPLSMLGRPLLAELVDRVGESAHLAVLHGRDVLYIVDERAPRRPHLVTDVGVRLPAHLTASGCAILAALPAGQLRALFPDQAAFVDRTGHGPKRYRELRQVLAQTTQDGYAREAGGVTLGLGSVGVVVRDHTGWPAAAIAVTYDADAGLDPAWLAREIQPAAAELSRRIRGR
- a CDS encoding AraC family transcriptional regulator, translating into MTTRRFEGTTGMQEASGALRFVDVDPDRFSMTVDSVVLGEYVLHRNTVGPGTFDVLADAYGLDEPVATIVMLIEGAASLVHGRQQLDLLPGTGTLTEGAETYRTTIHDHATYLYVFVPMRALRRLGIAPTSALGPLAPSPLLRGSAAFLVEVISAFEPIGGAAQLRLCRVIDTMLATLYAENDLFRAEGEAGRVPLRLRIIEHIAASFAERELRPETLARRFNMSTRSLQRVFEGSGTSAAGEIAERRVQLALALLSDPDHRGLSIAEVAARCGYHSQAHLRRAVVAHTGLSPSQFREQTKAEDA
- a CDS encoding NUDIX hydrolase, translated to MATPDFVLALRERIGHAPLWLTGVTAVVLRGLGTPEAEVLLVRRQDNGAWTPVTGIIDPGEEPAVAAEREVLEEAAVVAVAERLAQVQVLPQNVYDNGDITQYIDLVFRCRYESGEPYPADGENSEARWFPLDALPEQVSQNFRTRIALAASDEREARFTR
- a CDS encoding glycoside hydrolase family 15 protein, whose translation is MRSHGASLPGTRTAAWQHGCMPSPIEDYALIGDCHTAALVSSEGSIDWLCLPRFDSPSMFGALLGTEDHGCWTVRPADARATASRAYLDDTFVLETVWTTPDGQVRVTDLMPHGDRRADVVRRVEGLSGTVAVDVEVRLRFGYADAIPWVRQLPDGSGIVAVAGPDAVVVRGVHLTASDHAHSATVEVSAGDTVDLTLTWYPSHREVPDPVDVGQRIDHTIAWWRDWASRCDPAAEYEEAVVRSLLVLRALTHEDTGGIVAAATTSLPESFGGVRNWDYRYVWLRDASLTLEALMQHGFTEEAHDWRRWLLRAIAGDPNDLQIMYGLAGERHLVEEELDSLPGYLGAAPVRVGNGAYTQYQGDVFGSVMIALDEARAVGLADDDFSWSLQRALLGVLEEHWNRPDRGIWEVRGDEQHFTHSRAMIWAALDRGVRAVREHGLDGPVERWEALRETLRETIERENVDHARGCYVQHAGTTEVDASLLVLAQIGYVAPDDPRMLATVAAIEEDLLQDGLLLRYRTTSGVDGLPGDEHPFLACSFWLVQQYAASGRLDDARELMDRLLSFRNDLGLLSEEYDVQQARQVGNTPQALSHLTLVRAADAIAAATATPASPRTVTNG
- a CDS encoding DEAD/DEAH box helicase; translated protein: MPKNNTPAGKRPAKNFDPKSKYGENKRPFGSRPGAKSGSKSEGHRGYRPDAGGAPQKSRWNADERAERAARFESEERGDRAPRGDRNERPAYNRGGDRNERPAYNRGGDRNERPAYNRGGDRNERPAYNRGGDRNERPAYNRGERTERPSYGDRNERPAYNRGGDRNERPAYNRGERSERPSYGDRNERPSYNRGERTERPSYGDRNERPSYNRGERTERPSYGDRNERPAYNRGERSERPSYGDRNDRPAYNRGGDRNERPAYNPGERTERPSYGDRTERPSYGDRPARQGDPRQANRTDRPARSYDDRPKRSFHDRPKRSFDDRGASDAGRGSDYYPKRDAGSYTPQDDVVLERLEADAIQAGDVEGVTFESLGLGGNIVRALAELGADSPFPIQAATIPDVIAGRDVLGRGRTGSGKTIAFGAPLVEKLMENGGGKNRKPGRKPRALILAPTRELALQIDRTVQPIARAVGLFTTQIYGGVPQGRQVGALQRGVDIIVGTPGRIEDLIEQGRLDLSQVTVTVLDEADHMCDLGFLEPVQRILRRTAPDGQKLLFSATLDKGVAALVNEFLPNPSVHEVAGEDQASSTIDHRVLVVEHKGKDRLIEELVNRTEKTLVFARTRAYAERLAEQLGMAGIPAVSLHGDLNQARRTRNLEKLTSGRVNVLVATDVAARGIHVDDITLVVQADAPDEYKTYLHRAGRTGRAGKIGRVVTIIPKARRRRMTELLDRAEIEAAFDDAAPGDQLVEDIATA